In the Hordeum vulgare subsp. vulgare chromosome 7H, MorexV3_pseudomolecules_assembly, whole genome shotgun sequence genome, one interval contains:
- the LOC123412882 gene encoding transcription factor bHLH78-like — protein MDGDYVSDLLAGTAGLDFGVPDLNVGFFETLCSAGGAGAAGLAAMFGDRAARMHSFGNGGQFGPAEGGGGELVVASREGSSVSDPALAYRANAKKRKVPSAGAAKGKEAAATFAKMGVAMGPDSKKCKIEDETVRPKVEEEAATASDGSAGRERGQKQAKGKGSKSKLPAADEPPRDYVYVQARRGQATDSHNLAERVRREKITLKMKMLQDLQVLCVIRN, from the exons ATGGACGGCGACTACGTCTCCGACCTACTCGCGGGCACCGCGGGGCTCGACTTCGGCGTGCCGGACCTCAACGTCGGTTTCTTCGAGACGCTCTGCAGCGCCGGTGGCGCGGGCGCCGCCGGGCTCGCCGCCATGTTCGGGGACCGGGCGGCCAGGATGCACAGCTTCGGAAACGGCGGCCAGTTCGGGCCCgcggaggggggcggcggtgagCTCGTCGTCGCGTCCCGGGAGGGCTCCTCCGTCTCCGACCCGGCGTTGGCGTACCGCGCGAATGCCAAGAAGCGGAAGGTGCCCTCCGCGGGCGCCGCCAAGGGCAAGGAGGCCGCGGCCACCTTCGCCAAG ATGGGGGTGGCGATGGGGCCGGACTCGAAGAAATGCAAAATTGAGGACGAGACGGTGAGGcccaaggtggaggaggaggcggccacggcCAGCGACGGGTCGGCCGGCAGGGAGAGGGGCCAGAAGCAGGCGAAGGGCAAGGGCTCCAAGTCCAAGCTGCCGGCGGCGGACGAGCCGCCCAGGGACTACGTCTACGTCCAGGCCAGGAGAGGCCAGGCCACCGACAGCCACAACCTTGCTGAGAGG GTTAGAAGAGAAAAGATcaccctcaagatgaagatgctccAGGACCTACAAGT GCTCTGCGTGATAAGAAATTGA